The Pleuronectes platessa chromosome 10, fPlePla1.1, whole genome shotgun sequence genome contains a region encoding:
- the LOC128449898 gene encoding transmembrane protein 158 yields MLNNSPTLLLALTAVAGLLQRCQGWSDEDLLLPPINSSNRFMANLEVDVRFSKRSVEESDASPDAAAAAASSPLQSLSQCNVSVQRLLPTSLVARWDSSFGFQCDVLLYTTNNHGRAFFSASFNRAISPVVVEHLGVNGGQQELRLCVGCGMSRYRRFGQGRTRGQQSGDQVAFCCVDFSLDELNGDKSWRLNRKPIESTLVACFMTLVIIVWSVAALIWPVPIIAGFLPNGMEQRRPR; encoded by the coding sequence ATGCTGAACAACTCCCCGACCCTGCTGCTGGCTCTGACCGCGGTGGCCGGACTCCTCCAGCGATGCCAGGGCTGGAGCGACGAGGACCTGCTCCTGCCGCCCATCAACTCCTCCAACAGGTTCATGGCCAACCTGGAGGTGGACGTGCGCTTCTCCAAGAGGAGCGTGGAGGAGAGCGACGCCTCGCCcgacgccgccgccgccgccgcctcgTCCCCGCTGCAGAGCCTGTCCCAGTGCAACGTGAGCGTCCAGCGGCTGCTGCCCACCTCGCTGGTGGCCCGCTGGGACAGCAGCTTCGGCTTCCAGTGTGACGTGCTCCTCTACACCACCAACAACCACGGCAGGGCGTTCTTCTCCGCATCTTTCAACAGGGCCATCTCGCCCGTCGTCGTCGAGCACCTCGGGGTCAACGGGGGTCAGCAGGAGCTGCGGCTGTGCGTGGGCTGCGGGATGTCCCGGTACCGGCGGTTCGGTCAGGGCCGGACGCGGGGCCAGCAGAGCGGGGACCAGGTCGCCTTCTGCTGCGTGGATTTCAGCCTCGACGAGCTGAACGGGGACAAAAGTTGGAGGCTGAACCGAAAACCCATCGAGTCGACACTTGTGGCTTGTTTCATGACTCTAGTGATCATCGTGTGGAGTGTTGCTGCTCTCATATGGCCGGTGCCCATCATTGCAGGATTTCTGCCCAATGgcatggagcagaggagacccAGATAA